From a region of the Candidatus Hydrogenedentota bacterium genome:
- a CDS encoding PAS domain S-box protein, whose product MKRPELPRKPLGTNRLDRTRSIFVTSILLTLVLAVSYYVIRAKFPGSAIIDDVLAFAAVCAIALPTSYTLARVYNSRRITLVAIAASVLIVLPSTLSLMHSTVFESWERAPYLRAYFEYRQEINNTALMCGILLFFVAFYLSMLETERHKMRLEEQMRDAQGRDEAYKALVENTLQALVIWRDRVFLFVNSVFEEMSGYSAEEALTMTPEQVRDLIHPDDREMVWERGARRLAGHNEPVRYEFRMLCKDGSVKWLEAFTTLTQFGGKPAIQQAGIDITERKAAEKALRDSEQKYRTMADNISDVVWTMDLESHFTYVSPSVEHILGYSAEEALTSDPARVLVPGALERLGDLIKDARTRVAEGGDPWVTQAPEEFDHYHKDGRVVTCEMSVMLIQDDSGKPTGVIGATRDVTERKRVEKALRSSEEKYRTLAESISDVVWTIGMDGRITYCNRAAEAVLGYQPKELLGMDIRQLLTEKACERARLGIQDSVDKNARGIQELGAPREYDHVHKNGTIVPCEVMSRLLLDRDGNPLGVVGVSRDIRERKRAETERRRFESQVQQAQKLESLGILAGGIAHDFNNILVGILGNADLALEELPVGAPARAYLHQINLSAKRAADLARQMLAYSGKGKFVVEEIDLNDLVLEMSHLLDASIPKNVTMAFNLASEIPAIEGDATQVRQVFMNLVINAAESIGKRKGIVTVSTRLQNLRAGELEDGYLDQQVPPGPYVCIEVRDNGCGMSEETRHRIFDPFFSTKFTGRGLGLSAVLGIVRGHHGAIEVKSALDKGTAVRVFFPALEVSACSVRKRQAEASSLNWRGTGKVLVVDDEATVLMVAQRILEHLGFEVLLAENGQQAIEIFKDNADAIKVVLLDLTMPHMGGEETFDAIRQIRPDVPVVLSSGYPEERAKAGFRGQELAGFVQKPYTVNALANVIHARFS is encoded by the coding sequence ATGAAAAGGCCGGAACTTCCACGCAAGCCACTGGGAACCAATAGATTAGACAGGACAAGGAGCATCTTTGTCACGTCGATTCTGTTGACTCTCGTGTTGGCGGTCAGCTATTACGTGATACGCGCGAAGTTTCCTGGTTCCGCGATTATCGACGACGTTCTGGCTTTTGCGGCGGTCTGCGCGATCGCCTTGCCCACGTCCTACACGCTGGCCCGCGTGTACAATTCCCGACGCATCACCCTGGTGGCGATAGCAGCCTCCGTCCTGATCGTCCTTCCCTCGACCCTTTCCCTGATGCACTCCACCGTTTTTGAGTCCTGGGAAAGGGCGCCGTATCTCCGCGCCTATTTTGAGTACCGCCAGGAGATCAACAACACCGCGTTGATGTGCGGGATTCTGCTTTTCTTCGTTGCCTTCTATCTCAGCATGCTGGAGACCGAGCGGCACAAGATGCGGCTCGAAGAGCAGATGCGCGATGCGCAGGGTCGCGACGAGGCATACAAGGCACTCGTTGAGAATACGCTGCAGGCATTGGTGATTTGGCGGGACCGGGTGTTCCTCTTCGTCAATTCCGTCTTCGAGGAGATGAGCGGCTACAGCGCCGAAGAAGCGTTGACGATGACGCCCGAGCAGGTGCGCGACCTGATCCACCCCGATGACCGCGAGATGGTGTGGGAACGAGGCGCCCGCCGTCTGGCCGGTCACAATGAGCCTGTACGCTATGAATTCCGCATGCTGTGCAAAGATGGTTCCGTAAAATGGCTCGAGGCGTTTACGACGCTTACCCAGTTCGGCGGCAAGCCCGCCATACAGCAGGCGGGCATAGACATCACCGAACGCAAGGCCGCCGAGAAGGCCCTGCGCGACAGCGAACAAAAGTACCGCACCATGGCCGACAACATTTCCGATGTCGTCTGGACCATGGATCTGGAGTCGCATTTCACATATGTAAGCCCTTCGGTCGAACACATTCTGGGGTATTCCGCGGAAGAAGCGCTCACCTCGGATCCCGCAAGAGTGCTCGTGCCCGGTGCTCTCGAACGCCTCGGAGATCTGATTAAGGACGCGAGAACGCGGGTGGCGGAAGGCGGAGACCCCTGGGTCACTCAGGCCCCGGAGGAATTCGATCACTATCATAAAGACGGCCGTGTGGTCACCTGTGAAATGTCCGTCATGCTCATACAAGACGACTCGGGCAAACCGACGGGGGTGATAGGCGCCACTCGCGACGTCACGGAGCGAAAGCGTGTTGAAAAGGCGCTGCGCTCAAGCGAAGAGAAGTACCGGACCCTGGCCGAGAGCATATCGGACGTGGTCTGGACAATCGGTATGGACGGACGCATCACCTACTGCAATCGGGCCGCGGAGGCCGTGCTTGGCTACCAGCCCAAAGAACTTCTCGGCATGGACATCCGCCAGTTGCTCACCGAAAAGGCTTGCGAGCGCGCCCGGCTCGGTATTCAGGACAGCGTCGACAAGAACGCCCGGGGCATCCAGGAACTGGGTGCTCCCCGCGAGTATGACCATGTGCACAAAAATGGAACGATCGTGCCTTGTGAAGTGATGAGCCGATTGCTCCTGGACAGAGATGGCAACCCCCTCGGCGTCGTCGGCGTAAGCCGAGACATCCGGGAACGCAAACGCGCCGAAACTGAAAGACGCCGTTTCGAATCACAAGTACAACAAGCGCAAAAACTTGAAAGCCTTGGGATCCTGGCTGGCGGAATCGCGCACGATTTCAACAACATACTCGTCGGCATCTTGGGGAACGCGGACCTCGCCTTGGAAGAACTTCCAGTGGGGGCGCCGGCGCGGGCCTATCTGCATCAGATTAACCTGTCTGCCAAACGCGCCGCCGACCTGGCCCGCCAAATGCTCGCGTACTCGGGCAAAGGGAAATTCGTCGTCGAAGAGATCGACCTGAACGACCTTGTTCTGGAGATGAGCCATCTCCTGGATGCTTCCATTCCCAAGAACGTGACCATGGCGTTCAATCTCGCGTCAGAGATCCCCGCCATCGAAGGCGATGCCACCCAGGTCCGCCAGGTCTTCATGAACCTAGTAATCAACGCGGCGGAGTCCATCGGTAAGCGAAAAGGCATCGTGACGGTCTCCACGCGGCTGCAAAACCTGCGTGCGGGCGAACTCGAAGACGGATACCTCGACCAGCAAGTTCCCCCGGGCCCCTATGTCTGCATCGAGGTACGGGACAACGGCTGCGGGATGAGCGAAGAAACCCGGCATCGCATTTTTGACCCGTTCTTCAGCACCAAGTTTACGGGGAGAGGCCTTGGTTTGTCTGCGGTGCTGGGGATTGTTCGCGGACACCATGGCGCAATCGAGGTGAAGAGCGCGCTTGATAAGGGGACCGCCGTCCGCGTGTTTTTCCCTGCCCTCGAGGTATCCGCCTGTTCCGTCAGGAAACGCCAGGCCGAAGCCAGCAGCCTGAATTGGCGGGGAACGGGTAAGGTGCTGGTTGTTGACGATGAAGCCACCGTGCTGATGGTGGCCCAGCGAATCCTGGAGCATCTGGGCTTCGAGGTTCTCCTGGCCGAGAACGGGCAGCAGGCGATTGAGATCTTCAAAGACAACGCGGACGCAATCAAGGTCGTCCTTCTCGACCTCACGATGCCCCATATGGGCGGTGAGGAAACCTTCGACGCCATACGGCAAATCCGGCCTGACGTACCCGTCGTGCTTTCGAGCGGGTATCCGGAAGAACGGGCGAAAGCCGGGTTCCGGGGCCAGGAGCTTGCCGGGTTTGTGCAGAAACCCTACACGGTGAACGCCCTGGCAAACGTCATTCACGCCCGGTTCAGTTAA
- a CDS encoding DUF2339 domain-containing protein: protein MGVVLAGLLFFAAFVAALVCGIVAFVRTGDVLQRIQRLEVEVRDLTRRISLAPAEAGRPRPVHAPDTGPPESAATEPSRTEPFEPGISLAQTPPPVPKSVREARPAEAAPLTTERSAPVELPRAVAAGPAQPSGAPPSEQPAFQLELPEKMRDLTRNLSWEMLAGTKGLLWAGVITLVVGVAFFLKYLYDLGYIDERIRLAIAAAGGAAALAFGERFRRKDWAVISQGFTGLGVAVFYVCVYFSFQIYALTGQTVSFMLASCITALAVALAVVQNAPPIAVLAVIGGFLSPVFISTGENHPYGLFSYIALLDLVAAGVAWFKRWRFLDVLCFVGTALLYTGWYFKFFGNPDEPDMTLPATLYASLFYILFLGSSSVHSLVRLAKSRPEDLIVAALNAAFWFFGYYNALYAGHRYLLGGMVLGQAALAFLVFLAWRKRIAEDNAAHAVLLVVAMGLSVLAVPILLELYAYQIAWAVQGAVFVYLGYRYRHDLAVVGGIVAWTLGAVALFRTLPLHTEVFIPVFNPEFGSWASVIAAGAVITLIISRTPDEGRPGKLPMIGFVGLAGLALTCLLLTFETALFWSTREYANYQAYQHSTLAFLWAVIPVAVIAFLCQKRLFNWLIVAIACYGIALVFWFAGLAHYRLVEPWMFLNTSFLARLMLVGSLAAAAALVFRFKGETGKNAPFQASSRQLTGLLALVSCLMGAFLLSLEVWTFWELRQYAYGAVYQAGSLTLLWAAILLATTYVVCRKRLEDWIPLVLSVCTFAILVFLALLVRYRMADMYLFWNVSFALRLPMAGALAAAAWLIYRARMNGRLFGGPPFPILKIAAVCGFAAYEVGALLLTLDVWSFWEVRQAVYQYNHQYGSLVILWSVIALATAAVIYAKRLQSWTFLLVAAYAVGICIFVLSLHRYQVPETYLVLNTTYLARLTLPLSIWAGAHLLRRRDSIAWSDLTTVAGHVVFAILSAFELWFWSRRTDLVSDKMALSFISSAWGLQAFSLIAIGMILRSRTQRLLGLAFFALTIGKVWLVDLSSVEPLYRILSFIGVGLLLLPASVLYQRFSDKLLGESSKKEDGAPTEDAPAANSGESDHGSGPTAG, encoded by the coding sequence ATGGGGGTCGTACTTGCGGGACTGCTGTTCTTTGCGGCCTTTGTAGCCGCGCTCGTGTGCGGCATCGTCGCTTTTGTCCGCACGGGCGATGTTCTTCAGCGTATCCAGCGGCTCGAGGTTGAGGTCCGGGACCTTACCAGGCGTATCAGTCTTGCGCCTGCCGAAGCAGGCCGGCCCCGGCCGGTCCACGCACCGGATACCGGGCCTCCCGAGTCCGCGGCGACTGAGCCCTCCCGCACCGAACCGTTCGAGCCAGGAATCTCCCTCGCGCAAACGCCCCCCCCTGTTCCCAAGAGCGTCCGGGAGGCACGGCCTGCCGAAGCGGCACCGCTAACAACCGAAAGATCCGCCCCTGTTGAGTTGCCGCGGGCCGTTGCCGCAGGTCCGGCACAGCCGTCAGGAGCGCCACCGTCAGAACAGCCGGCATTCCAGCTGGAGTTGCCTGAAAAGATGCGGGACCTCACCAGGAATCTGTCTTGGGAAATGCTTGCCGGCACGAAGGGACTCCTCTGGGCCGGCGTGATTACCCTTGTCGTTGGCGTCGCCTTCTTTCTCAAGTACCTTTACGACCTGGGCTACATCGACGAGCGCATCCGGCTGGCGATCGCCGCGGCAGGCGGGGCAGCGGCGCTCGCGTTCGGCGAGCGATTCCGCCGGAAGGACTGGGCGGTCATTTCCCAAGGGTTCACGGGCCTGGGGGTGGCCGTCTTCTACGTCTGCGTCTATTTTTCCTTCCAGATCTACGCACTCACGGGGCAAACCGTATCCTTTATGCTCGCGAGCTGCATAACCGCCCTGGCCGTGGCGCTGGCGGTGGTCCAGAACGCTCCGCCCATCGCCGTGCTGGCTGTTATTGGCGGCTTTCTGAGCCCCGTGTTCATCTCGACCGGCGAGAACCACCCTTACGGCCTGTTCAGCTACATCGCGTTGCTCGACCTGGTCGCGGCGGGCGTGGCATGGTTCAAGCGGTGGCGCTTTCTCGACGTCCTGTGTTTTGTCGGCACAGCGCTGCTCTACACGGGGTGGTATTTCAAATTCTTCGGCAATCCCGATGAGCCCGATATGACCCTTCCCGCCACGCTGTACGCGTCACTGTTCTATATCCTGTTCCTGGGTTCGTCGTCCGTCCATTCGCTTGTCCGGCTGGCGAAATCGCGTCCGGAAGACCTCATCGTAGCCGCGCTCAACGCGGCATTCTGGTTCTTTGGTTACTACAACGCGCTCTACGCCGGCCACAGGTACCTTCTCGGGGGCATGGTGCTCGGGCAAGCCGCTCTCGCGTTTCTCGTCTTTCTTGCCTGGCGGAAGCGCATTGCTGAAGACAACGCCGCCCATGCCGTCTTGCTGGTCGTTGCGATGGGCCTGTCGGTCCTGGCCGTGCCCATTTTGCTCGAGCTTTACGCCTATCAGATCGCGTGGGCGGTGCAAGGGGCGGTGTTCGTATACCTCGGTTACCGGTACCGCCACGACCTCGCCGTTGTCGGCGGCATTGTCGCCTGGACCCTTGGCGCTGTCGCTCTTTTCCGCACCCTGCCCCTGCATACGGAAGTGTTCATTCCCGTGTTCAACCCGGAATTTGGCTCGTGGGCCAGCGTGATCGCCGCTGGGGCAGTCATCACGCTGATCATAAGCCGCACTCCTGACGAAGGGCGGCCCGGGAAGCTTCCCATGATCGGGTTCGTGGGACTGGCAGGGTTGGCGTTGACATGCCTGCTGCTGACGTTTGAAACGGCGCTGTTCTGGAGTACGCGCGAATATGCCAACTACCAGGCCTATCAGCACAGCACCCTGGCTTTTCTGTGGGCGGTTATCCCCGTAGCGGTCATCGCGTTCTTGTGCCAGAAACGCCTGTTCAACTGGCTGATCGTGGCGATTGCCTGTTACGGCATCGCCCTTGTGTTCTGGTTTGCGGGACTTGCCCACTACAGACTCGTCGAGCCCTGGATGTTTCTGAACACCTCGTTTCTGGCGCGGCTGATGCTCGTGGGCTCTCTCGCTGCGGCGGCCGCCCTTGTTTTCCGTTTCAAAGGCGAAACCGGCAAGAACGCCCCTTTTCAGGCCTCATCCAGGCAACTCACGGGCTTGCTGGCGCTGGTCAGCTGCCTCATGGGCGCCTTCCTGTTGAGCCTCGAGGTGTGGACCTTCTGGGAACTCCGCCAATATGCGTATGGGGCTGTGTACCAGGCCGGCTCGCTGACCCTGCTCTGGGCCGCCATTCTCCTCGCAACCACGTACGTGGTCTGTCGAAAACGGCTCGAAGACTGGATTCCCCTGGTCCTGAGCGTCTGCACATTCGCCATCCTCGTATTTCTCGCACTCCTGGTTCGTTACCGCATGGCGGACATGTACCTTTTCTGGAACGTTTCGTTCGCGCTGCGGCTTCCCATGGCCGGGGCACTCGCCGCTGCCGCCTGGTTGATATACCGCGCGCGCATGAACGGACGCCTGTTCGGCGGACCGCCCTTCCCTATCTTGAAGATTGCGGCAGTGTGTGGCTTCGCGGCATACGAAGTGGGCGCTCTGCTCCTGACCTTGGACGTCTGGAGCTTCTGGGAGGTCCGGCAAGCCGTCTATCAGTACAATCACCAGTACGGCTCGCTTGTAATCCTCTGGTCGGTTATCGCGTTGGCGACGGCCGCCGTCATTTACGCGAAACGGCTGCAATCGTGGACGTTTCTCCTCGTTGCCGCGTATGCGGTGGGCATTTGCATCTTCGTGTTGTCCCTCCACAGGTATCAGGTGCCGGAGACGTACCTGGTTCTCAACACCACATATCTCGCCCGTCTCACCCTGCCCCTGTCAATATGGGCCGGAGCACATCTTCTCAGGAGAAGGGACAGCATTGCCTGGAGCGACCTCACCACCGTTGCCGGACATGTGGTCTTTGCCATATTGTCCGCGTTCGAGTTGTGGTTCTGGTCCAGGCGCACCGACCTGGTGTCGGACAAGATGGCGCTCAGTTTCATTTCGTCGGCATGGGGTTTGCAGGCGTTTTCACTCATCGCCATTGGCATGATTCTGCGGAGCCGTACCCAGCGGCTTCTTGGACTGGCCTTCTTCGCGCTAACCATCGGAAAGGTGTGGCTTGTTGATCTTTCCTCGGTGGAGCCCCTCTATCGCATCCTGTCGTTTATTGGCGTGGGTCTGTTGCTTCTGCCCGCATCGGTCCTTTACCAGCGCTTCAGCGACAAGCTGCTCGGGGAAAGCTCGAAGAAAGAAGACGGGGCTCCCACGGAGGATGCCCCTGCGGCGAATAGCGGCGAGTCGGACCATGGCAGCGGACCAACCGCCGGATAA
- a CDS encoding response regulator transcription factor, which translates to MRVLIAEDDDNIREGLREILEDEGYRTITARDGVETLELFERETPDFVCLDIMMPGKDGYEVCRAIRKRNETVPIIFISAKSEEIDRVLGLELGADDFIMKPFGVREVVARIRAVTRRCMARGPANGSQSPFLFGDVTVYPAELRARRGGEAIDLSLRDIAILRLLQEHKGEVVSRDAFFDACWGLDFVPNSRTLDQHISQLRKRLEADPKHPRLIRTVHGAGYRYEG; encoded by the coding sequence ATGAGAGTGCTCATAGCCGAAGACGATGACAATATCCGCGAGGGGCTTCGCGAGATCCTCGAGGACGAAGGCTATCGCACGATCACCGCGCGAGATGGCGTCGAAACACTCGAGCTGTTCGAACGCGAGACGCCGGATTTCGTTTGCCTCGACATCATGATGCCCGGGAAAGATGGCTACGAGGTGTGCCGGGCCATCCGAAAGCGCAACGAAACCGTACCGATCATTTTCATCAGCGCGAAATCCGAGGAGATCGATCGGGTCCTGGGCCTCGAGCTGGGCGCCGACGACTTCATCATGAAGCCCTTTGGCGTGCGAGAGGTGGTCGCCCGCATTCGCGCCGTCACAAGACGTTGCATGGCCCGAGGGCCCGCTAACGGCTCCCAAAGTCCATTCTTGTTTGGCGACGTGACCGTGTACCCTGCCGAATTGCGGGCGCGGCGCGGCGGCGAGGCAATCGACCTGAGCCTGCGCGACATCGCGATTCTGAGACTGCTGCAGGAACACAAAGGCGAAGTGGTTTCACGCGACGCCTTCTTCGACGCCTGTTGGGGACTCGATTTCGTGCCCAACAGCCGTACCCTCGACCAGCACATCTCGCAGCTTCGAAAGCGCCTGGAAGCCGACCCGAAACACCCCCGGCTGATCCGAACCGTACACGGCGCGGGTTACAGGTACGAAGGGTAA
- a CDS encoding HAMP domain-containing sensor histidine kinase has product MKPRLIVILVLIVALPLALVVWLGARMARNERQVLELRVQEILVSRLRDVDAEIQEVLAKQGRELLQLQGLSNRSPEELRQLSASLPMVSQLFVLNETGAPAYPAPDAPLTDGERAFLERTRDIWLDHTIPPTGEEGQAPGPAQRQMTQQESPQQALQAASQSMGSRGGNVYQGSISKSAPVSDEYGWHVWFWGNGVNLIYWWRDANGQIAGAELNRGRMLSEIINALPDTDPRNPTLSDGRIVLRGAQGEPMYQWGQYEPADTEEPQASLALSPPLSSWRLDYYASARMALPEAGRSVFFNVFSAAVVLAMAVVALAYYFYRENAREMREAEQRISFVNQVSHELKTPLTNIRMYAEMLEDELEDTDDRTRKRLGVITSESQRLSRLIGNVLTFSRKQRSALRLRRSPGVVDKVLRNTIDHCAAPLRAKGMEVVFEPDAPHEAEFDPDAVEQVLGNLLSNVEKYASSGKFVRIISRQDGDRVSVSVRDDGPGIPSRERRRVFEPFYRVSNRLTDGVAGTGIGLAIARDLARLHGGDLTLDDSRTGACFTFSFHAPRGDSKETT; this is encoded by the coding sequence TTGAAACCACGGCTGATCGTCATATTGGTGTTGATCGTTGCGCTGCCGCTGGCCCTTGTGGTCTGGCTTGGCGCGCGCATGGCACGGAATGAGCGCCAAGTGCTGGAACTCCGTGTGCAGGAGATTCTGGTCAGCCGGTTGCGCGACGTGGACGCCGAGATCCAGGAAGTGTTGGCCAAACAAGGCCGGGAGCTCCTGCAATTGCAGGGCCTCTCAAACCGTTCGCCCGAAGAGTTGCGTCAATTGAGCGCCAGCCTGCCCATGGTCTCCCAGCTGTTTGTGCTCAACGAGACCGGCGCCCCGGCGTATCCCGCGCCGGATGCGCCCCTCACGGATGGCGAACGCGCCTTCCTTGAGCGCACGCGCGACATCTGGCTCGATCACACGATTCCGCCCACCGGCGAGGAAGGACAGGCGCCGGGGCCCGCGCAGCGGCAGATGACACAGCAGGAATCGCCGCAGCAGGCGCTCCAGGCGGCCTCCCAGTCCATGGGCTCGAGAGGCGGCAATGTGTATCAAGGCAGCATCTCCAAAAGCGCGCCGGTCTCCGATGAATACGGCTGGCATGTGTGGTTCTGGGGCAACGGCGTCAACCTGATTTACTGGTGGCGGGACGCCAACGGCCAGATTGCCGGGGCTGAGCTGAATCGCGGCAGGATGCTCAGCGAGATCATCAACGCCCTGCCGGACACCGACCCGCGCAATCCCACGCTTTCCGACGGCCGGATTGTCTTGCGCGGCGCACAGGGCGAACCCATGTACCAGTGGGGACAATACGAGCCAGCGGACACGGAAGAACCGCAGGCCTCCTTGGCACTCAGCCCGCCCCTGAGCTCGTGGCGGCTCGATTACTACGCCTCGGCGCGGATGGCGTTGCCCGAAGCCGGGCGGAGCGTGTTCTTCAACGTCTTTTCAGCGGCCGTGGTGCTTGCCATGGCGGTCGTGGCCCTGGCGTACTACTTCTATCGTGAGAACGCCCGCGAAATGCGCGAAGCGGAGCAGCGCATCAGCTTCGTGAACCAGGTCTCTCACGAGCTCAAGACCCCCTTGACGAATATCCGGATGTATGCCGAGATGCTCGAGGACGAGCTGGAGGACACAGACGACCGCACGCGCAAACGCCTCGGGGTGATTACCTCCGAAAGCCAGCGTCTCAGCCGCCTCATCGGAAACGTCCTCACGTTCAGCCGCAAACAGCGGAGCGCCTTGCGGCTGCGGCGCAGTCCGGGCGTGGTGGACAAGGTCCTGCGGAACACGATCGACCATTGCGCGGCCCCGCTGCGCGCGAAGGGGATGGAGGTTGTCTTCGAACCCGACGCGCCGCACGAGGCCGAGTTCGATCCCGACGCCGTCGAGCAAGTGCTCGGAAACCTCCTGAGCAACGTCGAGAAATATGCGTCTTCGGGCAAATTCGTGCGCATCATCAGCCGACAGGATGGCGACCGGGTCAGCGTATCCGTGAGGGATGACGGTCCCGGGATTCCGTCAAGGGAGCGGCGGCGAGTTTTTGAGCCCTTCTACCGGGTGAGTAACCGCCTCACGGACGGCGTGGCGGGCACGGGTATCGGCCTTGCCATTGCGCGCGACCTCGCGCGGCTCCACGGAGGCGACCTGACGCTCGACGATTCGCGGACGGGCGCCTGTTTCACCTTCTCGTTTCACGCGCCCCGTGGGGACTCGAAGGAGACAACATGA